Proteins from a single region of Novosphingobium sp. CECT 9465:
- a CDS encoding Ppx/GppA family phosphatase codes for MIETLKHNPTYAWNKSRAVIDIGSNTVRLVVYGGPPRAPVVLLNEKVTAKLGKGVAEVGKLSGKATANVLAALARYKAIIDLGGIGSVDVVATAAVRDASNGQQFLERVRALGFAPRLLSGVEEAETSATGVIGAFPDARGIVGDLGGGSLELVDVADGGTSHGVSMPLGSLRLPALRAGGDRTFARKVGAMLAKADWAAEPGVTLYLVGGSMRAFARAVMVRMNWPVEDTHGFTLDAAKALDLARLLSRRGQAIKPIDGVSTNRLASIPDTAALVAILLRQLSPARIVFSSWGLREGVLFSALSASEQKLHPLVSGVGDFVTQLGITAAEGDAAVRWMQDVAPMARTPLGQAAVLLCLAAGRVEPNLRRETPRAWALRKRWIGVETSGRAILAAALQSSVSRGGSTDDLAVLAPNVDLGEAQTLGLAARLCRRLTAGCVPLIEHTALRMEAGKLSLESVEPALIGDAALRDLKELAQHMGLQIS; via the coding sequence GTGATCGAGACGCTGAAACACAACCCGACTTACGCGTGGAACAAGTCCCGCGCCGTGATCGATATCGGATCGAACACGGTCCGGCTGGTCGTGTATGGCGGTCCGCCCCGCGCACCTGTCGTCCTGCTTAACGAGAAAGTCACTGCCAAGCTGGGCAAGGGCGTGGCCGAAGTCGGCAAGCTTTCAGGCAAGGCCACGGCCAATGTGCTGGCGGCGCTCGCCCGCTACAAGGCGATCATCGACCTTGGCGGGATCGGCTCGGTCGATGTGGTCGCAACTGCAGCGGTGCGCGATGCCTCGAACGGTCAGCAGTTCCTCGAACGCGTCCGCGCGCTCGGCTTCGCTCCGCGCCTGCTTTCGGGCGTCGAGGAAGCCGAAACGAGCGCTACCGGCGTGATCGGCGCCTTTCCCGATGCGCGCGGTATCGTTGGTGATCTGGGCGGCGGCAGTCTCGAACTGGTCGATGTGGCCGATGGCGGCACCAGCCATGGCGTCAGCATGCCGCTGGGGTCCCTGCGCCTGCCTGCCTTGCGGGCGGGCGGTGACCGTACCTTTGCGCGCAAGGTCGGCGCGATGCTGGCCAAGGCCGATTGGGCGGCAGAGCCGGGCGTTACGCTATACCTTGTCGGCGGATCGATGCGCGCCTTTGCCCGCGCGGTGATGGTCCGCATGAACTGGCCAGTGGAAGACACGCACGGCTTCACGCTGGATGCGGCCAAGGCGCTTGATCTGGCGCGGCTACTTTCGCGCAGGGGGCAGGCGATCAAGCCGATCGACGGCGTATCCACCAATCGCCTTGCCAGCATTCCCGATACGGCGGCGCTCGTTGCAATCCTGTTGCGGCAACTGTCCCCGGCGCGCATCGTGTTTTCTTCATGGGGCCTGCGCGAAGGGGTACTGTTCAGCGCACTTTCGGCGTCGGAGCAGAAATTGCACCCCCTGGTATCGGGCGTTGGCGATTTCGTCACGCAACTGGGCATTACCGCTGCCGAGGGTGATGCTGCGGTGCGCTGGATGCAGGATGTGGCACCGATGGCCCGTACGCCACTGGGGCAGGCCGCCGTGCTGTTGTGCCTTGCCGCCGGAAGGGTGGAGCCGAACCTGCGTCGCGAAACGCCCCGCGCATGGGCCTTGCGCAAGCGCTGGATCGGCGTGGAAACATCGGGCCGCGCAATCCTTGCCGCAGCCTTGCAAAGCAGCGTTTCGCGCGGCGGCAGCACTGACGATCTTGCAGTGCTGGCCCCGAACGTGGACCTGGGAGAAGCGCAGACGCTAGGCCTCGCCGCGCGATTGTGCCGCCGCCTGACTGCCGGCTGCGTACCCCTGATCGAACACACTGCGCTGCGCATGGAGGCTGGCAAACTGTCGCTGGAAAGCGTTGAGCCAGCACTGATCGGAGACGCCGCCCTGCGCGATCTCAAGGAACTCGCACAGCACATGGGGCTGCAAATCAGCTAA
- a CDS encoding alkaline phosphatase family protein — MSGLSTAKAMVTGVALLCSAAPVAVLAQSTTSSPVLLISIDGLRPGDVLEAEKRGLKIPNLRRFLKEGAYATGVTGNLPTVTYPSHTTLITGVAPARHGIVSNNTFDPKQINYGGWYWFAEDIKAQTLWDAAHQAGLSTGNVHWPVSVGVKSLTYNLPQIWRSGHSDDRKMIKALSTDGLYDALEHDCGAYADGIDEGIDGDETRAKFAARLIETKRPDFVTVYLAALDHEEHLFGPGSAQANAVLERLDAVVGKLTSAEMAAHPDAAIAVVSDHGFVATDTEINLFRPFIDAGLITLNADGKVASWEAMPWPSGGSIAIALARPDDAALTAKVAALLDQLASNPEARIAHIAARAEIAKMGGNPQAAFFVDLKPGALSGGFAAGAPLARPSRYKGMHGYFPTMPEMRSTFLMMGKGVAKGRNLGEIDMRAIAPTLALQLGSNLPDAQVAALPIKP, encoded by the coding sequence ATGAGCGGCCTTTCCACCGCAAAGGCCATGGTAACGGGCGTCGCGCTGCTTTGCAGTGCGGCGCCCGTCGCCGTTCTGGCCCAAAGCACCACATCCAGCCCGGTCCTGCTTATCTCGATCGACGGCCTTCGCCCCGGCGACGTGCTTGAGGCCGAAAAACGCGGCCTGAAAATCCCCAACCTGCGCCGTTTCCTGAAAGAAGGCGCTTATGCCACGGGCGTGACCGGCAACCTGCCGACGGTTACCTACCCCAGCCACACGACGCTGATTACCGGCGTGGCCCCTGCCCGCCACGGCATCGTTTCGAACAACACGTTCGATCCCAAACAGATCAACTACGGCGGTTGGTACTGGTTTGCCGAGGATATCAAGGCGCAAACCCTGTGGGACGCCGCACACCAGGCGGGCCTGTCTACCGGCAACGTGCACTGGCCGGTCAGCGTCGGCGTGAAATCGCTTACGTACAACCTGCCGCAGATATGGCGTTCGGGCCACAGCGATGATCGCAAGATGATCAAGGCCCTGTCCACGGACGGCCTCTATGATGCGCTGGAGCATGATTGCGGCGCCTATGCCGATGGCATCGATGAAGGCATCGACGGCGATGAAACCCGCGCGAAGTTCGCCGCGCGCCTGATCGAAACGAAAAGGCCCGACTTCGTGACGGTCTATCTTGCCGCACTCGACCATGAAGAACATCTGTTCGGCCCCGGTTCGGCGCAAGCCAATGCCGTGCTCGAACGGCTCGATGCAGTAGTGGGCAAGCTTACATCTGCCGAAATGGCCGCCCACCCGGATGCTGCGATAGCGGTTGTCAGCGATCACGGGTTCGTCGCGACCGACACCGAAATCAACCTGTTCCGTCCGTTCATCGACGCCGGGCTGATTACGCTGAATGCCGATGGCAAGGTAGCGTCATGGGAAGCCATGCCCTGGCCATCGGGTGGTTCCATTGCCATCGCGCTGGCCCGTCCTGACGATGCGGCGCTGACCGCCAAAGTGGCAGCCTTGCTGGACCAGCTCGCATCCAATCCTGAAGCGCGCATTGCCCACATCGCTGCCCGCGCAGAAATCGCGAAGATGGGTGGAAACCCGCAGGCAGCGTTTTTCGTCGATCTGAAGCCCGGTGCGCTTTCAGGGGGCTTTGCCGCCGGTGCACCTCTGGCACGGCCGTCCCGCTACAAGGGCATGCACGGCTATTTCCCCACCATGCCCGAAATGCGCTCGACCTTCCTGATGATGGGCAAGGGCGTGGCAAAGGGCCGCAATCTGGGCGAGATCGACATGCGCGCGATCGCACCGACGCTCGCCCTTCAACTCGGCTCCAACCTGCCCGATGCACAAGTGGCAGCGCTGCCGATAAAGCCTTGA
- the cas9 gene encoding type II CRISPR RNA-guided endonuclease Cas9 (Cas9, originally named Csn1, is the large, multifunctional signature protein of type II CRISPR/Cas systems. It is well known even to general audiences because its RNA-guided endonuclease activity has made it a popular tool for custom editing of eukaryotic genomes.), translating into MATRLGLDIGTNSIGWCLFNLDGQGKPVGIRDIGVRIFSDGRDPKSGASLAVDRRDARAMRRRRDRYVRRRSALLEALIDTGLMPADSQDAKALVGCDPYALRSAALDEALSPHLLGRALFHLNQRRGFKSNRKAERKAGDDKEGGKIAGGAKALDLAMHEAGARTFGEFLFKHANTATDQNAIPAKRVRMRAEGDGYDFYPERRHLEAEFDAIWTAQAAHRPALLTDSVRDRLRRIIFFQRPLKVPKVGGCTFFNEEERLPKAHPLFQERRLYEEVNQLEITKAGAPSRKLTLDQRDKIIRALKVQKTLLFSKMAGGQMLKLADGESFNKASENRTGLVGDEIFASFSHKNCFGDRWAHFDPGVQWSIIEAVAEEEDPVRLHDWLMATHGVTAEQAEAIGRVRLPEGHGRLGETASRKILAELKKDVVTYDKAVEAALGQSHSDFRTGEILDQLPYYGEILSREIPPGSLDPQDSDEARWGKITNPTVHIGLGQLRRLLNAIIKVHGRPDEIVVELARELKLSEKDKAEHNKRIGANTRAAEARSKKLLESEQRDSGSNRALLKLWEDLNPNNPLDRCCPFCGRHIGQLALFTEETEIEHIIPYSRSFDDSAANKVIAHRSCNREKGNKTPWEAWGHTERWTIIAEQVSRLHKSKQWRFAPDAMERFDQEGGFIARQLTDTQYLSRMARTYLSSLYPERPSDRLPGEGVKGVYVIPGRMTAMLRRLWGLNELLPDHNYVENPHSGAPKNRLDHRHHAIDAAVVAATDRGMLSQIAKAAGRAEDQNLDKLFVDLPKPWDTFREDLRDSLARVVISHKADHGRKGVPAKGKNATAARLHNDTAYGLTGLTSDSGLPIVVHRVPLLSLKPADITDPIRIPDAALQRALWEATEGRSGKDFEAALRNFAKADPVFKGIRHVRVREALKVIPIRDASGKAFKAYKGDANARFDVWRMPDGKWVSSWKDRDGKSHSGIVSMFDAHQTGQPEQRPHPAAKRVLSLRQNDLVAVEPQGQPRKIMRVVKFSGGGQITLAEHQEAGPLKARDATSPDIDPFKYFYSSAGGLQKAKARQIRIDELGRIFDPGPR; encoded by the coding sequence GTGGCGACTCGATTGGGCTTGGACATCGGCACCAACAGCATCGGCTGGTGCCTTTTCAATCTTGATGGGCAAGGAAAGCCAGTCGGCATCCGCGACATCGGTGTTCGCATCTTCTCCGATGGGCGCGATCCCAAGTCAGGGGCTTCGCTCGCGGTTGACCGGCGCGATGCACGGGCGATGCGGCGGAGGCGTGATCGCTATGTTCGGCGTCGGTCGGCTCTCCTGGAAGCTCTGATCGATACCGGCCTGATGCCCGCCGATTCTCAGGACGCCAAGGCACTGGTCGGATGTGATCCCTATGCTCTGCGCTCAGCAGCGCTGGATGAAGCATTGAGTCCGCATCTGCTGGGCCGCGCGTTGTTCCATCTGAACCAGCGTCGCGGGTTCAAATCGAACCGCAAGGCCGAACGCAAAGCGGGGGATGACAAGGAAGGTGGCAAAATCGCGGGCGGTGCAAAGGCGCTCGATCTGGCGATGCATGAAGCAGGCGCACGCACTTTCGGCGAGTTCCTGTTCAAACATGCCAATACCGCGACCGACCAAAATGCGATCCCCGCCAAACGTGTGCGGATGCGTGCAGAAGGGGATGGCTATGACTTTTACCCCGAACGCCGCCATCTGGAAGCGGAGTTCGATGCAATCTGGACCGCGCAGGCGGCGCATCGTCCCGCGCTGCTGACCGATTCCGTCCGCGACCGGCTTCGGCGCATCATCTTTTTTCAGCGCCCATTGAAAGTACCAAAAGTAGGCGGCTGCACCTTTTTCAACGAAGAAGAGCGCCTGCCCAAGGCGCATCCGCTATTTCAGGAACGGCGGCTGTATGAAGAGGTCAATCAGCTTGAAATCACCAAAGCGGGCGCACCATCGCGCAAGCTGACGCTCGATCAGCGCGACAAGATCATAAGGGCGTTAAAAGTCCAGAAAACGCTTTTGTTCTCCAAGATGGCTGGCGGGCAGATGTTGAAGCTGGCCGATGGCGAAAGCTTCAACAAGGCGAGCGAAAACCGCACTGGTCTTGTCGGCGATGAAATCTTTGCCTCTTTCAGTCACAAAAACTGCTTCGGTGATCGCTGGGCGCATTTCGATCCGGGGGTGCAGTGGTCAATCATCGAAGCGGTGGCCGAAGAGGAAGACCCTGTTCGCCTGCACGATTGGTTGATGGCCACGCACGGCGTTACTGCGGAACAGGCCGAAGCCATCGGGCGTGTGCGCTTGCCAGAAGGTCATGGGCGGCTGGGGGAAACGGCGAGCCGAAAGATTCTCGCCGAACTCAAGAAGGATGTGGTGACTTACGACAAGGCTGTGGAGGCTGCGCTTGGCCAGTCGCACAGCGATTTCCGGACGGGCGAGATACTGGACCAGCTGCCCTATTACGGTGAAATCCTCTCGCGCGAGATTCCGCCCGGCTCGCTTGATCCGCAGGACAGTGATGAAGCGCGCTGGGGCAAGATCACCAATCCCACCGTGCATATTGGCCTGGGCCAGCTCCGCCGTCTGCTCAATGCCATCATCAAGGTGCATGGCCGCCCGGATGAGATTGTCGTCGAACTGGCGCGCGAACTGAAGCTTAGTGAAAAGGACAAGGCCGAACACAACAAGCGCATCGGCGCGAATACGCGCGCGGCGGAAGCTCGGTCAAAGAAACTGCTGGAAAGCGAACAGCGCGATAGCGGTTCCAACCGGGCGCTCCTGAAACTGTGGGAAGATCTCAATCCAAACAATCCGCTCGACAGATGCTGCCCGTTCTGCGGACGTCACATCGGGCAACTGGCCCTGTTCACGGAAGAAACCGAGATTGAACACATCATCCCCTATTCTCGTTCCTTCGACGATAGCGCCGCCAACAAGGTTATCGCGCACCGCAGTTGCAACCGGGAAAAGGGCAACAAAACGCCCTGGGAAGCCTGGGGACATACCGAACGCTGGACGATCATCGCCGAGCAGGTGTCGCGGCTCCACAAATCGAAGCAATGGCGCTTTGCGCCTGACGCGATGGAGCGCTTTGATCAAGAGGGTGGCTTCATCGCCCGCCAATTGACCGACACGCAATATCTGTCGCGGATGGCACGGACTTATCTGTCCAGCCTCTATCCAGAGCGTCCCTCTGATCGCCTGCCTGGCGAAGGCGTAAAGGGCGTTTATGTGATCCCCGGTCGTATGACCGCGATGCTGCGGCGGCTGTGGGGGCTGAACGAACTTCTGCCCGACCACAATTATGTCGAAAACCCGCACAGCGGCGCACCGAAGAACCGGCTGGACCATCGGCATCATGCAATCGACGCGGCGGTCGTGGCAGCAACAGATCGCGGCATGCTTTCGCAAATCGCCAAGGCGGCAGGCCGCGCAGAGGATCAAAATCTTGACAAGCTGTTCGTTGACCTTCCCAAGCCTTGGGACACATTCCGCGAAGATCTGCGTGATTCTCTGGCTCGTGTAGTCATCAGTCACAAGGCCGATCATGGTCGCAAGGGCGTTCCCGCGAAGGGCAAGAATGCCACCGCCGCGCGGTTGCACAACGACACTGCCTATGGGCTTACAGGCCTGACCAGCGACAGTGGTTTGCCGATTGTTGTTCACCGTGTTCCTCTGCTCAGCCTCAAACCGGCAGACATTACCGATCCCATCCGCATACCGGATGCTGCCTTGCAACGGGCACTGTGGGAGGCAACCGAGGGCCGGTCCGGCAAGGATTTTGAGGCGGCGCTACGCAATTTTGCGAAAGCGGACCCTGTGTTCAAAGGCATACGTCATGTGAGAGTGCGGGAGGCCTTGAAAGTCATCCCGATCCGTGACGCTTCCGGCAAGGCTTTCAAAGCTTACAAAGGCGATGCCAATGCCCGGTTTGACGTGTGGCGGATGCCCGATGGAAAGTGGGTATCAAGCTGGAAGGACAGGGACGGCAAATCGCACTCTGGCATCGTATCCATGTTTGACGCGCACCAGACCGGCCAGCCCGAACAGCGCCCCCATCCGGCAGCCAAGCGTGTTTTAAGTCTGCGCCAGAACGATCTGGTTGCGGTTGAGCCGCAAGGCCAGCCGCGCAAGATTATGCGGGTAGTGAAATTTTCCGGTGGTGGACAGATTACATTGGCAGAACATCAGGAAGCAGGGCCGCTGAAAGCGCGAGACGCGACTTCGCCCGATATTGATCCTTTTAAATACTTCTATTCTTCTGCTGGCGGCTTGCAGAAGGCAAAAGCGCGGCAGATTCGTATCGACGAACTTGGCCGTATCTTTGATCCCGGACCACGTTAA
- a CDS encoding TonB-dependent receptor domain-containing protein, protein MRIVAVLLASTSLIAAPAVAAPAVVDQGTAPAAETALPAEGGDSEIVVLGQGQTRQVQELSTRELTILASGTSPLKAVEKLPSVNFQSADAFGNYEWSTRITIRGFNQNQLGFTLDGIPLGDMTYGNHNGLHISRAITSENIGITRVSQGSGTINTQSTNNLGGTLEFFSLDPKDALGVTASGSYGSANTYRGFARIGIGTEDGARAYTSVQYQDGDKWKGDGKQRTLMVNAKGVVPLGDAELDGYISYSDRAEQDYQDFTLGMINRLGYDWDNFGPENYALAVQVADIGANRGETTTPLNPAAGTTYPSPIQTADDAYYDASGLRKDTLGAIGLTVPFADTAVFRIKGYYHENDGQGTWGTPYLNSPSGVPMSLRTTEYDLKRKGAFASISNTYGMHNLTVGGWYEKNDFIQSRKFYGYESRTNPGRDHLKFQSNPFATQWSIAFETDTIQYYVTDDIDLGDLKVNIGWKGFSVDTNAFALVNTNNRATGDLKTEDWFQPHVGLNYKLGGGIEAFAGFTQVTRAFQASTTSGPFSSTQDGFNAIKDTIKPESSDTYEAGLRYNTGVINATLAGYYVDFRDRLLVIPTSVGIVGSANALQNVGSVRALGIEAAVDVRLPMGFGAFASYSYNDTTYRDDVTFTTGGVTTVIPTAGKTVTDAPKHLLRGELSYDSAGAFGRIGVNYMSKRYFTYTNDMSVPGRAIVDATIGYRLDIGQRQPIELQVNAVNLFDKRYVSTIGSNGFGFSGDNQTLLPAAPRQVFVTLKAGF, encoded by the coding sequence ATGCGTATCGTCGCCGTGCTGCTTGCCAGCACCTCGCTTATCGCCGCACCAGCCGTTGCCGCACCAGCCGTCGTCGATCAGGGCACTGCCCCTGCTGCCGAAACCGCGCTGCCCGCAGAAGGCGGCGATTCGGAAATCGTCGTGCTCGGCCAGGGCCAGACCCGGCAGGTGCAGGAGCTTTCCACCCGCGAACTGACCATCCTCGCTTCGGGCACCAGCCCGTTGAAGGCCGTGGAAAAGCTGCCCTCGGTCAATTTCCAGTCGGCAGACGCTTTTGGCAATTACGAATGGTCCACCCGCATCACCATCCGCGGCTTCAACCAGAACCAGCTCGGCTTCACGCTCGACGGCATTCCGCTGGGCGACATGACCTATGGCAACCATAATGGCCTGCACATCAGCCGCGCGATCACATCCGAAAACATCGGCATTACCCGCGTCAGCCAGGGTTCGGGCACGATCAACACGCAGTCGACCAACAACCTTGGCGGCACGCTCGAATTCTTCTCGCTCGATCCCAAGGATGCGCTCGGCGTCACCGCCAGCGGATCGTACGGATCGGCCAACACGTACCGTGGCTTTGCCCGGATCGGGATCGGCACAGAAGATGGCGCGCGCGCCTATACTTCGGTCCAGTATCAGGATGGCGACAAGTGGAAGGGCGACGGCAAGCAGCGCACCTTGATGGTCAACGCCAAGGGCGTGGTGCCATTGGGCGACGCTGAACTGGATGGCTATATCAGCTATTCCGACCGCGCCGAACAGGACTACCAGGACTTCACCCTCGGCATGATCAACCGCCTGGGTTATGACTGGGACAACTTCGGCCCTGAAAACTATGCGCTGGCGGTGCAGGTTGCCGACATCGGTGCAAATCGTGGCGAAACCACCACACCGCTCAACCCGGCTGCCGGCACGACCTATCCTTCGCCGATTCAGACCGCCGACGATGCCTATTATGACGCATCGGGCCTCCGCAAGGACACGCTGGGCGCGATTGGCCTGACCGTGCCGTTTGCCGATACCGCCGTGTTCAGGATCAAGGGCTACTACCACGAGAACGACGGTCAGGGCACTTGGGGAACCCCATACCTCAACAGCCCTTCAGGCGTGCCGATGTCGCTGCGCACCACCGAATACGACCTGAAGCGCAAGGGTGCGTTCGCCTCGATCTCGAACACTTACGGCATGCACAACCTGACCGTGGGTGGCTGGTACGAAAAGAACGACTTCATCCAGTCGCGCAAGTTCTATGGCTATGAAAGCCGCACCAATCCGGGCCGCGATCACCTGAAGTTCCAAAGCAATCCTTTCGCCACGCAATGGTCGATCGCGTTCGAAACCGACACGATCCAGTACTACGTCACCGACGATATCGATCTGGGCGATCTGAAGGTGAACATCGGCTGGAAGGGCTTCTCGGTCGATACCAATGCCTTCGCGCTGGTCAACACCAACAACCGGGCCACCGGCGATCTCAAGACCGAAGACTGGTTCCAGCCGCATGTCGGCCTGAACTACAAGCTGGGCGGCGGGATCGAAGCCTTTGCGGGCTTCACGCAGGTTACCCGCGCTTTCCAGGCATCGACCACCAGCGGTCCGTTCTCGTCCACGCAGGACGGGTTCAATGCGATCAAGGACACGATCAAACCCGAAAGCTCGGACACTTATGAAGCGGGCCTGCGTTACAACACTGGCGTGATCAACGCGACGCTGGCTGGCTATTACGTCGATTTCCGCGATCGTCTGCTGGTGATCCCGACGTCGGTCGGCATCGTCGGTTCGGCCAATGCGCTGCAGAACGTCGGTTCGGTCCGTGCGCTCGGCATCGAAGCGGCGGTGGACGTGCGGCTGCCGATGGGCTTCGGAGCATTCGCCTCCTACAGCTACAACGACACGACCTATCGCGACGACGTGACCTTCACCACGGGCGGCGTCACCACCGTTATCCCGACCGCCGGCAAGACCGTCACCGACGCGCCCAAGCACTTGCTGCGCGGCGAACTTTCGTATGACAGCGCAGGCGCGTTCGGGCGGATCGGCGTGAACTACATGTCGAAGCGCTACTTCACTTACACCAACGACATGTCGGTTCCGGGCCGCGCGATCGTTGATGCCACCATCGGTTACCGCCTCGACATCGGCCAGCGCCAGCCGATCGAACTGCAAGTCAATGCGGTCAACCTGTTCGACAAGCGCTACGTATCGACCATCGGCTCGAACGGCTTCGGCTTCAGCGGCGATAACCAGACGCTGCTTCCCGCCGCACCGCGCCAGGTGTTCGTGACCCTGAAGGCGGGCTTCTGA
- a CDS encoding RNA degradosome polyphosphate kinase: protein MSADYQRAETSGLPPVQERFFNRELSWLAFNRRVLAEAVNPDYPLLERLRFLSISGSNLDEFMMVRVAGIAGQVRRQIDELSIDGMTPQQQLGGLLDTVKDLIDAQQDVLAGLAQDLSAAGIRLIDNDPFTRTEADWLRDYFEEHVVPILTPQAIDPAHPFPFIANQGTGILFQMHRVADGAAVSEMILIPPALPRFVRLPGEKASWIGIEELVRRHATLLFPGFRILGHGTFRVLRDSDIEIEEDAEDLVRYYRTAIQRRRRGKVIMLQLQDNFDPDAERLLRDQLRLDHALVIKSRGLLAINGLATVVDEDRQDMKFDPYNPRYPERVLEHDGDCFSAIREKDLVIHHPYESFEVVIDFLRQAAADPDVVAIKQTLYRAGKQSAVIAALIAAAEAGKSVTAVVELKARFDEEQNLMWAAQLERAGVQVIYGFVDWKTHAKVSLVVRREAGGYRTYCHFGTGNYHPVTARIYTDLSFFTADPRMGRDAGQLFNFVTGYVEPKHTELLAISPINLREKLYECIDREIALAGKGRPATIWAKLNQLTDPDLIDRLYLASQAGVEVRLVVRGICCLKPGVPGLSETIEVKSIIGRFLEHSRIWAFGNGARMPNKRARVFISSADGMSRNMGRRVEVLVPVRNPTVHDQILDQVMLANLLDTEQSWALHSDGEYTRFEKGEQPFNLHRYFMTNPSLSGRGAALSSGRKVPKLALRRGVAHRG from the coding sequence ATGTCGGCAGATTATCAGCGCGCGGAAACCAGCGGCTTGCCGCCAGTGCAGGAACGGTTTTTCAACCGCGAACTGAGCTGGCTTGCGTTCAATCGTCGCGTATTGGCCGAAGCGGTCAATCCCGATTATCCGCTGCTTGAACGGCTGCGGTTCCTGTCCATCAGCGGCAGTAATCTTGACGAATTCATGATGGTGCGCGTGGCCGGAATTGCCGGACAGGTGCGCCGCCAGATCGACGAACTGTCGATTGACGGGATGACCCCGCAGCAGCAACTCGGCGGGCTGCTCGATACGGTCAAGGACCTGATCGATGCACAGCAGGACGTGCTGGCTGGATTGGCGCAGGACCTTTCCGCCGCAGGGATTCGACTGATCGACAACGATCCGTTCACACGGACAGAGGCCGACTGGTTGCGCGATTACTTCGAAGAGCATGTCGTGCCGATCCTTACGCCACAGGCGATTGATCCGGCGCACCCGTTCCCGTTCATCGCCAATCAGGGCACCGGCATCCTGTTCCAGATGCACCGCGTGGCCGATGGCGCGGCGGTGAGCGAGATGATCCTGATCCCGCCGGCGCTGCCACGGTTCGTGCGTCTGCCCGGTGAAAAGGCATCATGGATCGGGATAGAGGAACTGGTGCGGCGCCATGCCACACTGCTTTTTCCGGGCTTCCGCATCCTTGGCCATGGCACCTTCCGCGTGTTGCGCGATAGCGATATCGAGATCGAGGAAGATGCCGAAGACCTCGTGCGCTATTATCGCACTGCCATCCAGCGGCGGCGGCGCGGAAAAGTCATCATGCTGCAATTGCAGGATAACTTTGATCCCGATGCGGAGCGGCTGCTGCGCGACCAATTGCGGCTGGACCATGCGCTGGTCATCAAGAGCAGGGGCCTGCTTGCCATCAACGGTCTTGCCACTGTGGTCGATGAAGACCGGCAAGACATGAAGTTCGATCCCTACAATCCGCGCTATCCAGAGCGGGTGCTGGAGCATGACGGCGATTGCTTCTCGGCTATCCGCGAAAAGGATCTGGTGATTCACCATCCCTACGAAAGTTTCGAGGTGGTGATCGATTTCCTGCGGCAGGCGGCCGCAGACCCGGACGTGGTTGCCATCAAGCAGACGCTTTATCGCGCGGGCAAGCAATCTGCGGTTATCGCCGCGCTGATCGCGGCGGCAGAAGCGGGCAAGTCCGTTACTGCCGTGGTCGAGTTGAAGGCGCGGTTCGACGAAGAGCAGAACCTGATGTGGGCTGCGCAGCTTGAGCGCGCAGGCGTCCAGGTGATCTACGGCTTCGTGGACTGGAAAACTCACGCCAAGGTCAGCCTCGTCGTGCGGCGCGAGGCCGGTGGCTATCGCACCTATTGCCACTTCGGCACCGGCAATTACCACCCGGTCACCGCGCGCATCTATACCGACCTGTCGTTCTTCACCGCCGATCCGCGCATGGGGCGCGATGCCGGGCAGTTGTTCAATTTCGTCACCGGTTATGTCGAGCCGAAGCATACGGAATTGCTGGCGATTTCGCCGATCAACCTGCGCGAGAAGTTGTATGAATGCATCGATCGCGAGATTGCCCTGGCGGGCAAGGGCCGTCCCGCAACGATATGGGCCAAGCTCAACCAGTTGACCGATCCTGACCTGATCGACCGGCTCTATCTTGCCAGCCAGGCCGGCGTGGAAGTGCGGCTGGTGGTGCGCGGGATATGCTGCCTCAAACCCGGTGTGCCGGGCCTGTCCGAGACGATCGAGGTGAAATCGATTATCGGGAGATTCCTCGAACACAGCCGCATATGGGCTTTCGGAAATGGCGCGCGCATGCCCAACAAGCGGGCGCGGGTGTTCATCTCCTCGGCCGACGGGATGAGCCGCAACATGGGCCGCCGGGTCGAAGTGCTCGTGCCCGTGCGCAATCCCACCGTGCATGACCAGATCCTCGATCAGGTGATGCTCGCCAACCTGCTCGATACCGAACAGAGTTGGGCGCTGCACAGCGATGGCGAATATACCCGCTTCGAAAAGGGGGAGCAGCCATTCAACCTGCATCGCTATTTCATGACCAACCCATCGTTGTCCGGTCGCGGCGCGGCGCTTTCCAGTGGAAGAAAAGTGCCCAAGCTTGCGCTGCGGCGCGGCGTGGCCCACCGTGGCTGA